A part of Saimiri boliviensis isolate mSaiBol1 chromosome 11, mSaiBol1.pri, whole genome shotgun sequence genomic DNA contains:
- the DLGAP3 gene encoding disks large-associated protein 3, which yields MRGYHGDRGSHPRPARFADQQHMDVGPAARAPYLLGSREAFSTEPRFCAPRAGLGHISPEGPLSLSEGPSVGPEGGTGGAGVGGGSSTFPRMYPGQGPFDTCEDCVGHPQGKGAPRLPPTLLDQFEKQLPVQQDGFHTLPYQRGPAGAGPGPAPGTGTAPEPRSESPSRIRHLVHSVQKLFAKSHSLEAPGKRDYNGPKAEGRGGSGGDSYPGPGSGGPHTSHHHHHHHHHHHHQSRHGKRSKSKDRKGDGRHQAKSTGWWSSDDNLDSDSGFLAGGRPPGEPGGPFCLEAPDGSYRDLSFKGRSGGSEGRCLACTGMSMSLDGQSVKRSAWHTMMVSQGRDGYPGAGPGKGLLGPETKAKARTYHYLQVPQDDWGGYPTGGKDGEIPCRRMRSGSYIKAMGDEESGDSDGSPKTSPKAVARRFTTRRSSSVDQARINCCVPPRIHPRSSIPGYSRSLTTGQLSDELNQQLEAVCGSVFGELESQAVDALDLPGCFRMRSHSYLRAIQAGCSQDDDCLPLLAAPAAVSGRPGSSFNFRKAPPPIPPGSQAPPRISITAQSSTDSAQESFTAAEGPARRCSSADGLDGPAMGARTLELAPVPPRASPKPPTLIIKTIPGREELRSLARQRKWRPSIGVQVETISDSDTENRSRREFHSIGVQVEEDKRRARFKRSNSVTAGVQADLELEGLAGLATVATEDKALQFGRSFQRHASEPQPGPRAPTYSVFRTVHTQGQWAYREGYPLPYEPPATDGSPGPAPAPTPGPGAGRRDSWIERGSRSLPDSGRASPCPRDGEWFIKMLRAEVEKLEHWCQQMEREAEDYELPEEILEKIRSAVGSTQLLLSQKVQQFFRLCQQSMDPTAFPVPTFQDLAGFWDLLQLSIEDVTLKFLELQQLKANSWKLLEPKEEKKVPPPIPKKPLRGRGVPVKERSLDSVDRQRQEARKRLLAAKRAASFRHSSATESADSIEIYIPEAQTRL from the exons ATGAGGGGTTACCATGGCGACCGAGGCAGCCATCCCCGCCCAGCCCGCTTTGCTGACCAGCAGCATATGGACGTGGGCCCAGCTGCCAGGGCCCCATACCTGTTGGGCTCCAGGGAGGCCTTCTCCACTGAGCCCCGCTTCTGTGCCCCAAGAGCTGGCCTGGGACACATTTCTCCTGAAGGGCCCCTGAGCCTGAGTGAAGGGCCATCGGTAGGCCctgagggagggacagggggggCCGGGGTTGGGGGGGGTAGCAGCACCTTCCCCAGGATGTACCCTGGCCAAGGCCCCTTCGACACCTGTGAAGACTGTGTGGGCCACCCACAGGGCAAGGGTGCCCCCCGCCTGCCTCCCACACTCCTGGATCAGTTTGAAAAGCAGTTGCCAGTTCAACAAGATGGCTTCCACACGCTACCATACCAGCGAGGGCCAGCAGGGGCGGGGCCCGGGCCAGCACCAGGGACTGGCACTGCCCCAGAGCCCCGCAGCGAGAGCCCTAGCCGCATCCGGCACCTGGTTcattctgtgcagaagctctttgccAAGTCTCACTCTCTGGAGGCGCCGGGGAAGCGGGACTATAACGGGCCCAAAGCTGAGGGAAGAGGTGGCTCTGGAGGAGACAGCTACCCCGGCCCGGGTTCCGGAGGCCCCCacacctcccaccaccaccatcaccaccaccatcaccaccaccaccagtccCGGCACGGCAAGAGGAGCAAGAGCAAGGACCGAAAGGGGGATGGGCGGCACCAGGCCAAATCCACAGGCTGGTGGAGCTCCGATGACAACTTGGACAGTGACAGCGGCTTCCTGGCGGGTGGGAGGCCCCCTGGGGAGCCTGGTGGTCCCTTCTGCCTGGAGGCTCCAGATGGGTCCTACCGGGACTTGAGCTTCAAGGGGCGCTCGGGCGGGTCAGAAGGCCGCTGCCTTGCCTGCACTGGCATGTCCATGTCACTGGATGGACAGTCAGTCAAGCGAAGTGCCTGGCATACCATGATGGTCAGCCAGGGCCGGGATGGATACCCGGGGGCCGGGCCAGGCAAGGGGCTCCTGGGTCCAGAGACCAAGGCCAAAGCCAGGACTTATCACTATCTGCAG GTGCCGCAAGATGACTGGGGGGGTTACCCCACTGGTGGCAAGGATGGGGAGATCCCCTGCCGCAGGATGCGGAGCGGCAGCTACATCAAAGCCATGGGGGATGAGGAGAGCGGAGACTCCGACGGCAGCCCCAAGACATCTCCCAAAGCAGTCGCCCGACGCTTCACCACCCGTCGCTCCTCCAGCGTGGACCAGGCCAGGATCAA CTGCTGTGTCCCACCCCGGATCCACCCCCGGAGCTCCATCCCTGGCTACAGCCGTTCCCTCACCACCGGACAG CTCAGCGATGAGTTGAACCAGCAGCTGGAGGCCGTGTGCGGGTCCGTGTTTGGGGAGCTGGAGTCCCAGGCCGTGGACGCCCTGGACCTGCCCGGCTGTTTCCGCATGCGGAGCCACAGCTACCTCCGGGCCATCCAGGCCGGCTGCTCTCAAGACGACGACTGCCTGCCCCTCCTCGCTGCCCCTGCTGCTGTCTCAGGGAGGCCCGGCTCCT CCTTCAACTTCAGAAAGGCCCCGCCCCCCATCCCGCCGGGAAGCCAGGCCCCGCCCCGCATCTCCATCACCGCCCAGAGCAGCACCGACTCCGCGCAGGAGAGCTTCACCGCGGCCGAGGGCCCCGCCCGGCGCTGCAGCTCCGCCGACGGCCTGGACGGCCCCGCCATGGGCGCACGCACCCTGGAGTTGGCGCCGGTGCCGCCCCGGGCCAGCCCCAAGCCCCCCACACTCATCATCAAGACCATCCCTGGCAGGGAGGAGCTGCGGAGCCTGGCGCGGCAGCGGAAGTGGCGGCCGTCCATTGGGGTGCAG GTGGAGACGATCTCAGACTCGGACACCGAGAACAGGAGCCGGAGGGAGTTCCACTCCATCGGCGTGCAGGTGGAAGAGGACAAGAG GCGAGCAAGGTTCAAGCGCTCCAACAGCGTGACGGCCGGCGTGCAGGCAGACCTGGAGCTGGAGGGCCTGGCTGGCCTGGCCACGGTTGCCACAGAAGACAAGGCCCTGCAGTTTGGACGCTCCTTCCAGAGGCATGCCTCTGAGCCCCAGCCTGGGCCCCGGGCCCCCACCTACTCAGTCTTCCGCACAGTCCACACGCAGGGCCAGTGGGCCTACCGTGAGGGCTACCCACTGCCGTATGAGCCGCCGGCCACCGATGGGTCACCcggccctgcccccgcccccacccctggCCCCGGGGCTGGCCGCCGTGACTCCTGGATAGAGCGTGGTTCCCGTAGCCTCCCTGACTCAGGCCGTGCGTCCCCCTGCCCACGGGACGGCGAGTGGTTCATCAAGATGCTGCGGGCAGAGGTGGAGAAGCTGGAGCACTGGTGCCAGCAGATGGAGCGTGAGGCGGAGGACTATGAGCTACCCGAGGAGA TCCTGGAGAAGATCCGCAGCGCTGTGGGCAGCACACAACTTCTCCTGTCCCAGAAGGTTCAGCAGTTCTTCCGGCTCTGTCAGCAAAgcatg gatcccACTGCGTTCCCTGTGCCCACCTTCCAGGACCTGGCGGGTTTCTGGGACCTCCTACAGCTCTCCATCGAGGATGTGACCCTCAAGTTCCTGGAGCTACAGCAACTCAAGGCCAACAGCTGGAAGCTCCTGGAGCCTAAG GAGGAGAAGAAGGTCCCTCCGCCGATACCAAAGAAGCCCCTGCGGGGCCGGGGCGTGCCGGTGAAGGAGCGCTCCCTGGACTCCGTGGACAGGCAGCGGCAGGAAGCGCGCAAGCGGCTCCTGGCGGCCAAGCGCGCCGCTTCCTTCCGCCACAGCTCGGCCACCGAGAGTGCCGACAGCATCGAGATCTACATCCCCGAGGCCCAGACCAGGCTGTGA